From a region of the Sporosarcina ureilytica genome:
- a CDS encoding MarR family winged helix-turn-helix transcriptional regulator has product MTKDRERALKLFIVLSRASKVILEESHKLIERYGLNPTEFGVLELLHHRGQQPIQKIGQKILLRSGSMTYVVNRLEEKGFLQRIFCEEDKRVTYISITEKGVTLVESIFPEHAQKIEELMAGLNVEEQEAAIQLVKKLGLSVKDLSK; this is encoded by the coding sequence ATGACGAAGGATAGAGAGCGTGCGCTCAAGTTATTTATCGTGCTTTCAAGGGCGAGTAAAGTAATTTTAGAAGAATCTCATAAGTTAATCGAGCGGTATGGGCTGAATCCGACAGAGTTTGGAGTTCTTGAACTTCTTCATCATAGAGGTCAACAACCAATCCAAAAAATTGGACAAAAGATTTTACTGCGTAGTGGTTCGATGACCTATGTTGTAAATAGATTGGAAGAGAAGGGATTTTTACAACGGATTTTTTGCGAAGAGGATAAGCGGGTCACCTATATATCGATTACGGAAAAAGGGGTAACGTTGGTAGAATCCATCTTTCCTGAACATGCCCAAAAAATAGAAGAGTTAATGGCTGGCCTAAATGTTGAAGAACAAGAAGCAGCGATTCAACTGGTAAAAAAACTTGGGTTGTCAGTCAAAGACTTATCAAAATAA
- a CDS encoding aspartyl-phosphate phosphatase Spo0E family protein translates to MKHNLMDEIEQLRETMIRTVKKKGFSSQETINLSRRLDVLLNELENDKAPLHGAMCELTIR, encoded by the coding sequence ATGAAACATAATCTAATGGATGAAATCGAACAGTTACGTGAGACAATGATAAGAACTGTAAAAAAGAAAGGTTTCTCTTCACAAGAAACGATAAATCTAAGTAGAAGACTGGATGTACTACTAAATGAGTTAGAAAACGATAAAGCACCGTTGCATGGAGCGATGTGCGAATTAACTATAAGGTAA
- a CDS encoding YkyB family protein: MNRHTKVRQLAIAVYTVNRHAKTAPNNKELYDLKKMALEKLLRTGDAKKLGLHFVENPKFSKQHSTTLVQCLDFLFHMVPDKEDFKILPHLGHQNHSSRNPQERMSLRVAKELLYNFIDMKPISKQRTPKQRTYKKIANSKGFRSSYLDG, translated from the coding sequence GTGAATCGTCATACTAAAGTAAGACAACTAGCAATTGCTGTGTACACCGTGAATCGGCATGCTAAAACAGCACCAAACAATAAAGAATTATATGATTTAAAAAAGATGGCTCTTGAAAAACTATTACGCACTGGTGACGCAAAAAAATTAGGTTTACATTTCGTAGAAAACCCGAAATTTAGCAAACAGCATTCAACTACATTAGTTCAGTGTCTCGACTTCCTCTTCCATATGGTTCCAGATAAAGAAGATTTTAAAATACTTCCCCATCTTGGCCATCAAAATCACTCTTCACGCAATCCACAAGAACGCATGAGTCTACGTGTAGCAAAAGAATTATTATACAATTTCATCGACATGAAACCCATATCAAAACAAAGAACACCGAAACAAAGAACGTATAAAAAAATAGCTAACTCGAAAGGCTTTCGTTCATCTTATTTAGACGGCTAA
- a CDS encoding chemotaxis protein CheW, with the protein MNLSEKEVAGQNIFEFVEFRVGANHFGIRISQVREIIEPLPVTVIPHAPNFVKGIIQLRGDVLPLIDLKSIVGQAELENEMDNKYIVVEFGQMTAALEVSDVMQIDRINELDIESANDLYVADELPVSGVIKRSNEMILLVDFEEMIQGRFYE; encoded by the coding sequence ATGAACCTATCTGAAAAAGAAGTGGCGGGACAAAATATATTTGAGTTCGTAGAGTTTCGAGTTGGAGCGAATCATTTTGGCATTCGAATATCCCAAGTGAGAGAGATTATTGAGCCACTACCAGTTACAGTTATTCCTCATGCACCCAATTTTGTTAAGGGGATTATACAATTACGCGGTGATGTACTTCCCTTAATTGACTTAAAGTCAATAGTTGGTCAAGCTGAATTAGAAAATGAGATGGATAATAAATATATTGTCGTTGAATTTGGTCAAATGACAGCTGCATTGGAAGTAAGTGATGTGATGCAAATTGATCGAATCAATGAGCTGGACATTGAATCTGCGAATGATTTATACGTTGCAGATGAACTCCCTGTTTCTGGCGTGATTAAACGAAGCAACGAAATGATTTTACTTGTGGATTTTGAAGAGATGATTCAAGGTAGGTTTTATGAATAA
- a CDS encoding EAL domain-containing protein has protein sequence MRSNNPEQSFDVFIKQYVEAHPFTMMAIVEKEDGDLFNVRYANQSLRKYFLCEDKVSVDDFFGDFSSVIKSEIRLIQRSDVHKKQVEWCQNGQDVLLGIYLQKKVTDCQRELFIVELRILQDLHEERQVRTEFEHKYTSVIDDNLDPIISINEKLNIVKANVSVRKAFGYHRNELEGSSLLSIIEKSQIEQLKETLACGFTGTSTEMEDIYFIHKNGSHIPTHMKVLPVVVEGIVTEIHLIIRDFSVHHYNHKKLLFLSYHDQLTGLWNRKALRENFEIGTHLEKLAFIHLDLDRFKLINDSIGQIGGDEILKRIGERLKSICPENSQLYRNGGDEFIILIRKTTVENTKKLAEKLLHEFDKPFYYKHQEYFISVSIGISMYPKDGNTLGELIRKSEQALSYVKGEGRAHFRFYETDMDSLYLNEVVMESHLRRAIELNELKVYYQPQIDLRTGQISSFEALLRWNNKKFGFVSPGQFIPLAEKSGIIHSVGEWVLDNVCRQLKEWQDKRYRKVRIAVNISPNELKMEDFSMKVKQKIKEYGISPSSLEVEITENALANMEDTLETLNELKKIGVSISIDDFGTGYSSLSYLKQYPIDTIKIDRSFIQDIESDEKNKAIALTIINLAHNLGMDVIAEGVEKDLQAAILLNANCQKAQGFLYSKAIPVDEINEKYFTK, from the coding sequence ATGAGAAGCAATAATCCCGAACAGAGTTTTGATGTTTTTATAAAACAATATGTCGAAGCTCATCCCTTTACAATGATGGCTATAGTAGAAAAGGAAGATGGGGACCTTTTTAATGTCCGTTATGCAAATCAAAGCTTGAGAAAGTATTTTTTATGTGAAGATAAGGTGAGTGTTGATGATTTCTTTGGAGATTTCAGCTCAGTAATAAAAAGTGAAATTCGGCTAATCCAAAGAAGTGATGTACATAAAAAACAAGTTGAGTGGTGCCAGAATGGACAAGATGTTCTACTAGGGATTTATTTGCAAAAAAAAGTAACGGATTGTCAGCGTGAATTATTTATTGTTGAACTACGCATACTTCAGGATTTACATGAAGAGAGACAAGTACGAACTGAATTTGAACATAAATATACATCTGTCATTGACGATAACTTGGATCCCATTATTTCTATCAATGAAAAATTAAATATAGTGAAAGCAAATGTTTCGGTACGAAAGGCTTTTGGTTATCATCGTAATGAACTAGAGGGCAGTTCATTACTGAGTATAATTGAAAAGAGTCAAATAGAGCAATTAAAGGAAACACTCGCCTGTGGATTCACCGGTACCTCTACTGAAATGGAAGATATTTATTTTATTCATAAAAATGGCAGCCATATACCTACACATATGAAAGTATTACCTGTTGTTGTAGAGGGGATTGTAACTGAAATTCATTTGATTATTCGAGATTTCTCTGTACACCATTATAATCATAAAAAGCTCCTCTTTTTATCTTACCATGACCAATTAACAGGTTTGTGGAATCGAAAAGCTTTGCGTGAGAATTTTGAAATAGGAACACATCTTGAAAAATTAGCGTTTATCCATTTAGACCTCGATCGATTCAAATTAATCAATGATTCAATTGGACAAATCGGTGGGGATGAAATATTAAAACGCATTGGTGAACGATTGAAAAGCATTTGTCCAGAAAACAGTCAACTGTACCGTAACGGTGGAGATGAATTCATTATCCTAATACGAAAAACTACGGTCGAGAATACAAAGAAATTAGCTGAAAAATTACTACATGAGTTTGATAAGCCGTTTTATTATAAACATCAGGAATACTTTATTTCTGTGTCTATCGGAATTTCCATGTACCCGAAAGATGGGAATACCTTAGGAGAACTTATCCGTAAATCTGAACAAGCATTGTCGTACGTTAAAGGTGAAGGAAGAGCACATTTTCGCTTCTATGAAACAGACATGGATTCATTATATCTAAATGAAGTGGTGATGGAATCTCATTTAAGAAGGGCGATTGAATTAAATGAGTTAAAAGTTTATTATCAGCCACAAATTGATTTAAGAACTGGGCAAATCAGTAGCTTTGAAGCATTATTACGGTGGAATAATAAAAAGTTTGGTTTCGTTTCTCCGGGACAATTTATTCCACTTGCAGAAAAATCAGGTATCATTCATAGCGTTGGAGAATGGGTCTTGGATAATGTTTGCCGGCAATTAAAAGAATGGCAAGATAAGCGTTATCGAAAAGTTAGAATCGCGGTAAATATATCTCCTAATGAACTTAAAATGGAAGACTTTTCAATGAAAGTGAAGCAGAAAATTAAAGAATATGGAATTTCCCCATCTTCTTTAGAAGTTGAAATCACAGAAAATGCATTAGCAAATATGGAAGATACATTAGAAACATTGAATGAGTTAAAAAAGATTGGTGTATCAATTTCTATCGATGATTTCGGTACGGGATACTCATCATTAAGTTATTTGAAACAATATCCAATTGATACAATTAAAATAGACCGTTCTTTCATACAAGATATTGAATCAGATGAGAAAAATAAAGCAATTGCATTAACAATCATTAATCTTGCACATAATCTCGGTATGGACGTTATCGCTGAAGGTGTTGAAAAAGATTTACAAGCTGCAATATTACTTAACGCCAACTGTCAAAAAGCACAAGGTTTTTTATACAGTAAAGCAATTCCTGTAGATGAAATAAATGAAAAATATTTTACAAAATGA
- a CDS encoding TerC family protein, protein MEAILLEYAWVLVVLIILEGLLAADNAVVMAVMVKHLPRVQQRKALFYGLLGAFVFRFAALFMITFLVDIWQIQALGAAYLLFISIKNIIDQRKNNHNDAKVKKGKQSGFWMTVLKVELADIAFALDSMLAAVALAVTLPEIGDFDIGGINGGQFSVMLLGGIIGLIIMRFAARQFVVLLEKYPTLETAAFLIVGWVGVKLVVLTLSHEKLQIIDTAFPHSTLWKSTFWIVLVGIALRGYLSGVRKVRKKRVG, encoded by the coding sequence GTGGAAGCAATTTTATTAGAATACGCATGGGTGCTTGTCGTTCTGATCATACTAGAAGGATTACTTGCAGCGGATAACGCAGTCGTCATGGCTGTTATGGTAAAACATTTACCGAGGGTTCAACAAAGAAAAGCATTGTTTTATGGTTTGTTAGGTGCATTTGTATTTCGCTTTGCCGCGTTATTTATGATTACTTTCTTAGTAGATATATGGCAAATCCAAGCGCTCGGCGCAGCATATTTATTGTTTATATCTATTAAAAATATTATCGACCAAAGAAAAAATAATCATAATGATGCGAAGGTGAAGAAAGGTAAACAATCAGGTTTTTGGATGACAGTTTTGAAAGTAGAGTTGGCAGATATAGCGTTTGCTCTTGATTCTATGTTAGCTGCTGTTGCACTTGCAGTTACTCTTCCAGAAATAGGGGATTTCGATATTGGCGGTATTAATGGCGGACAGTTTAGTGTTATGTTACTCGGTGGGATTATTGGTCTTATCATTATGCGGTTTGCTGCAAGGCAATTTGTTGTGTTGTTGGAAAAATACCCAACACTTGAAACGGCTGCATTTCTTATTGTAGGATGGGTAGGCGTTAAATTAGTAGTACTTACTTTATCCCATGAAAAGCTTCAGATTATTGATACAGCATTTCCGCATTCTACTCTTTGGAAATCAACGTTTTGGATTGTGTTGGTAGGAATTGCACTGCGAGGCTATTTAAGTGGTGTTAGGAAAGTCCGTAAGAAAAGAGTAGGATAA
- a CDS encoding PAS domain-containing sensor histidine kinase: MTLEKTQLNEDIQFLLKDVNKPLAVVDLSGTIYKANHRFIESFGIGQQSNIRDVIAEQSLLTMNDMLKQISDKKRMTVEIQMKLHKDQCCVKVSVLYDETASKVIMLFDLSLINKKRLDIHWGSAFIQSDSLFIISDQEGIIKDMNELSIELFDISHEYFIGKTIDHVLELFSEKTLKIEKFKQQIAEEGHIETIQQYIHPSEHIRYYKIASFKDDETNLILTKITDFTEKTMLKQQLAHKGSLLEVGQLAASIAHEIRNPITTLKGFTQLLKATANDETLKYLNVIDDEIQRMELILSEMLFLSKPSSFEKEIISVHTLLSDIIRVIYPKATLESIMIVQDFEFEGEPSLFAEEGKLKQVLLNLLKNGLEAMQPGGTLSIYTKKSGQNKINIVIEDTGKGIDENHLKQIFMPYFTTRSSGTGLGLPFVLKTVEDQGGTISVTSELGKGTKFILSFPIAEKDKTITEEEKKKFVTK, encoded by the coding sequence TTGACACTAGAAAAAACACAATTAAACGAAGATATTCAATTTCTTTTAAAAGATGTAAATAAACCGTTAGCGGTTGTCGATTTAAGCGGTACTATTTATAAGGCGAATCATCGATTTATAGAGAGCTTTGGAATCGGTCAACAAAGTAATATCAGAGATGTGATTGCAGAACAATCTTTACTAACAATGAACGACATGTTAAAACAAATAAGCGATAAAAAAAGAATGACAGTTGAAATACAAATGAAATTGCATAAAGACCAATGTTGTGTGAAGGTAAGTGTTCTTTATGATGAAACGGCTAGCAAAGTTATTATGCTTTTCGATTTATCTTTAATCAATAAAAAAAGACTGGATATTCATTGGGGAAGTGCATTTATACAGTCTGATAGTTTATTTATTATCAGCGATCAAGAGGGAATTATAAAAGATATGAATGAATTATCCATTGAACTCTTTGATATTTCACATGAATATTTTATTGGGAAAACAATCGATCATGTACTAGAATTATTCTCGGAAAAAACACTGAAAATAGAGAAGTTTAAGCAACAAATAGCAGAAGAAGGACATATCGAAACGATACAGCAATATATTCATCCTTCTGAACATATCCGATATTATAAAATCGCATCTTTTAAAGATGACGAGACCAATCTAATCTTAACGAAAATAACTGATTTTACCGAAAAGACAATGCTCAAGCAACAATTGGCACATAAAGGGTCATTATTAGAAGTCGGCCAACTTGCTGCAAGTATCGCCCATGAAATTCGAAATCCGATTACAACACTCAAAGGATTTACACAATTATTAAAAGCTACCGCAAATGATGAAACATTAAAGTATTTAAATGTCATTGATGATGAAATTCAAAGAATGGAATTAATATTAAGTGAAATGCTATTTTTATCGAAACCATCCTCTTTTGAAAAAGAAATCATTTCAGTGCACACGCTTCTTTCTGATATTATCCGTGTCATTTATCCGAAAGCAACATTGGAAAGTATTATGATTGTTCAAGATTTTGAATTCGAGGGAGAACCTTCTCTCTTCGCTGAGGAAGGTAAGTTAAAACAAGTTTTACTAAATTTATTGAAAAATGGATTAGAAGCTATGCAACCAGGTGGCACTTTATCCATTTACACTAAAAAATCCGGACAAAATAAAATTAATATTGTGATAGAAGATACGGGAAAGGGCATCGATGAAAATCATTTGAAACAAATTTTCATGCCTTATTTTACGACACGTTCTTCTGGTACAGGACTAGGATTGCCTTTCGTTTTAAAGACAGTAGAAGATCAAGGTGGAACCATTTCAGTTACGAGTGAATTGGGGAAAGGGACGAAATTCATCCTTTCGTTTCCAATTGCTGAAAAAGATAAGACAATCACGGAAGAAGAAAAAAAGAAATTTGTTACAAAGTAA
- a CDS encoding NAD(P)-dependent oxidoreductase, protein MVVKHIAFIGTGVMGSSIVRHLLKANYNVTIYSRTKSKAKSLLEEGAVWTDTPSQAVEAAEVIFTMAGYPADVESIYFGENGIFEVGKPGQIVVDMTTSSPELAKKIANRATEMQMSSIDAPVSGGDIGAQNGVLSIMCGGDKAVFEEIQPILQVFGKDIVYQGNAGAGQHTKMANQIAIATNMIGVCEAIIYAEKAGLDPRTVLSSIASGAAGSWSLSNLAPRMLEGNFEPGFYVKHFLKDMDIALAEAELMELELPGLKLARSMYNELVAKGYGEKGTQVLYENYSS, encoded by the coding sequence ATGGTGGTTAAACATATTGCATTTATAGGTACAGGTGTTATGGGTAGTAGCATTGTTCGACATTTATTAAAAGCCAATTACAACGTCACCATTTATTCAAGAACAAAGTCAAAAGCTAAATCTTTGTTAGAAGAAGGGGCTGTATGGACTGATACGCCGAGTCAAGCTGTAGAAGCTGCAGAGGTAATCTTTACAATGGCAGGCTATCCAGCGGATGTTGAGAGTATTTATTTTGGTGAGAATGGAATATTTGAAGTTGGAAAGCCAGGCCAGATAGTTGTCGATATGACGACATCAAGCCCCGAATTAGCAAAAAAGATTGCGAATCGGGCAACAGAAATGCAAATGTCATCTATTGATGCACCAGTTTCAGGCGGAGATATCGGTGCACAAAATGGTGTCTTATCGATTATGTGTGGAGGAGACAAGGCTGTTTTTGAAGAAATTCAACCTATCTTACAAGTCTTTGGTAAAGATATTGTATATCAAGGAAATGCAGGCGCAGGTCAACATACTAAAATGGCGAACCAGATTGCGATTGCTACGAATATGATTGGCGTTTGCGAGGCAATTATATATGCAGAAAAAGCAGGTCTTGACCCTCGAACGGTTTTATCCTCGATTGCTTCGGGCGCTGCAGGATCCTGGTCCTTATCGAACTTAGCGCCACGCATGTTAGAAGGGAATTTTGAGCCTGGATTTTATGTCAAACACTTTTTAAAGGATATGGATATTGCACTAGCAGAAGCTGAGCTGATGGAACTTGAGTTACCAGGCTTAAAACTTGCTCGTAGTATGTATAATGAGTTGGTAGCCAAAGGTTATGGAGAAAAAGGTACGCAAGTATTGTATGAAAATTATTCATCCTAA
- a CDS encoding TrkH family potassium uptake protein: protein MKYPREAIKRFTSVQILVFYYFLAIAFSFFLLNLPGVYKPGIEVKLIDSVFTAVSAVSVTGLTPISIGDTYTSFGIAMLMVVLQLGGIGIMSLGTFFWLMIKKRIGLRERQLMMADHNQYELAGIVQLIRQIVQLIFTIELVGGLIFTIYILNDFETFGDAFLNGLFMAVSATTNAGFSLDNASLQPYFNDYFIQICTMILIVFGAIGFPVLAEVRYYFSRNKRKNFRFSLFTKITTATFGILLVFGTVMIFILESMNSFKGMAWHEKLFTALFHSVSSRSAGLTTFDVTQFSNATDILISSLMFIGASPSSVGGGIRTTTLAIAVLFLINFARGQEVIHVFHRQIKLVDVFRSYAVILLAGLMVVIAVVVLLVTEPTLPAHALLFEITSAFGTCGMSLGITSELSVTGKIIIMVLMFIGRVGLISFLFTLGGRTKKPHYHYPKERVIIG from the coding sequence ATGAAGTATCCACGGGAGGCAATTAAAAGATTTACATCCGTGCAAATACTTGTGTTTTACTATTTTCTTGCGATTGCCTTCTCCTTCTTTCTCCTTAATTTGCCAGGTGTTTATAAGCCTGGTATAGAAGTGAAGTTAATTGACAGTGTATTTACGGCTGTAAGTGCTGTAAGCGTCACAGGGCTAACGCCGATAAGTATTGGTGATACCTATACATCTTTCGGGATTGCGATGCTCATGGTTGTTTTGCAACTAGGTGGAATTGGAATTATGTCGCTCGGGACATTTTTTTGGTTGATGATTAAAAAACGAATCGGATTGCGTGAACGTCAGTTAATGATGGCGGATCATAATCAGTATGAACTTGCAGGAATCGTTCAACTTATTCGTCAAATTGTCCAACTAATTTTTACGATTGAGTTAGTTGGCGGCCTTATATTTACGATTTATATTCTAAATGATTTTGAAACATTTGGTGATGCTTTCCTTAACGGCTTGTTTATGGCTGTGTCTGCAACAACAAATGCTGGTTTTTCACTTGATAATGCCTCGTTACAGCCATATTTCAATGATTACTTTATTCAAATTTGTACGATGATTCTAATCGTATTCGGAGCAATTGGATTTCCAGTATTAGCTGAAGTAAGATATTATTTTTCAAGAAATAAAAGGAAGAACTTCCGTTTTTCACTATTCACGAAAATTACAACCGCGACATTCGGTATTTTACTTGTTTTTGGTACAGTCATGATTTTTATTTTAGAATCCATGAACTCGTTCAAAGGGATGGCATGGCATGAAAAACTTTTTACAGCGTTATTCCATTCGGTTTCCTCACGTTCCGCAGGGTTAACAACATTTGACGTCACACAATTTAGTAACGCGACAGATATTTTAATTAGTAGCTTAATGTTTATCGGAGCTTCGCCTAGTTCAGTTGGGGGCGGTATAAGAACGACGACGCTTGCAATCGCTGTATTGTTTCTTATTAATTTTGCACGTGGACAAGAAGTCATTCATGTTTTTCATCGACAAATAAAATTAGTGGATGTGTTTAGGTCTTATGCTGTTATTCTTTTAGCAGGCCTGATGGTGGTGATTGCAGTTGTTGTTCTTCTCGTTACTGAGCCTACATTACCGGCACATGCACTGTTATTTGAAATTACATCGGCCTTCGGGACTTGTGGCATGTCACTTGGAATTACATCTGAATTATCGGTAACCGGAAAAATAATTATTATGGTCCTTATGTTTATTGGAAGAGTAGGTTTAATTTCCTTTTTATTTACATTAGGCGGAAGAACAAAAAAACCACATTATCATTACCCTAAAGAAAGAGTAATTATTGGGTAA
- the cbpB gene encoding cyclic-di-AMP-binding protein CbpB: MISIKHKDFLFTPIVEYIIPAEKVAHVQVGNNAEHALLVLTKTGYSSIPVLDAGDRLKGLLSMRTVTDSILGLAHIEYERLPDLKVDEIMRTEIHTLKTTDTFQRGLDYLIDHPFVCVVEEDGTFSGILTRRVILKQFKKYIYNVQY; encoded by the coding sequence ATGATTTCTATCAAGCATAAAGATTTTTTGTTTACACCAATTGTAGAATACATCATTCCCGCTGAAAAAGTGGCACATGTTCAGGTCGGTAACAACGCAGAACATGCACTCCTCGTATTAACAAAGACTGGTTACTCATCGATACCTGTACTAGATGCAGGAGATCGATTGAAAGGTTTACTCAGTATGCGTACCGTGACCGATTCCATTTTGGGGTTAGCTCATATCGAATATGAACGATTACCTGATTTAAAAGTCGATGAAATTATGCGTACGGAAATTCATACGCTAAAAACGACAGATACTTTTCAAAGAGGACTTGATTACTTAATCGATCATCCATTCGTTTGTGTAGTTGAAGAAGATGGTACCTTTTCTGGAATTTTGACGAGAAGAGTTATTTTAAAACAATTTAAAAAGTATATATACAATGTACAATATTAG
- a CDS encoding SDR family oxidoreductase has protein sequence MRTHFFTGFPGFIASELIKEILRQGEVKKIYLLIQKEQVVLAKSKIKSIMEEVQVIVPFELIVGDISKPSLSIEQSVIQQLNTEHLTVWHLAAIYDLAVQAEIAWKVNVDGTRYVNEFVKHHPSIERYMYFSTAYVAGKREGLLLETELIRPTAFKNHYEETKFEAEILVESLKTHIPLTIIRPGIVRGHSITGETIKFDGPYFFMNMIDRLKWLPFIPYVGKTEACINVVPIDYIINATVYLSKSPEAVGETIHLTDPAPHPIEDVYRAMVIELTGKKPKGRLPRILAEKGLSSTKLQQKLGVEVETIDYLTWNATFDTTIAQQLLAPSGIKCADFIQSIPTMTAFYNKNKGNPEFHIKIN, from the coding sequence ATGCGAACGCATTTTTTTACTGGCTTTCCAGGATTCATTGCTTCTGAATTAATTAAAGAAATTTTACGGCAAGGTGAAGTTAAGAAGATTTATTTATTGATTCAAAAAGAGCAGGTTGTACTTGCAAAATCAAAAATCAAATCAATTATGGAAGAAGTTCAAGTTATCGTGCCATTTGAACTGATAGTAGGGGACATTTCAAAACCTAGTCTAAGTATCGAACAGTCGGTTATTCAGCAATTGAATACAGAACATCTGACTGTTTGGCATCTTGCTGCCATCTATGACCTCGCAGTTCAAGCAGAAATCGCTTGGAAAGTTAATGTAGATGGAACTAGGTACGTCAATGAGTTCGTGAAACATCACCCTTCAATCGAACGGTATATGTATTTTAGTACCGCCTACGTGGCTGGCAAGCGGGAAGGATTATTATTAGAGACTGAATTAATCCGTCCAACCGCATTCAAAAATCATTATGAGGAAACGAAGTTTGAAGCAGAAATTTTAGTTGAGTCCCTTAAAACACATATCCCTTTAACAATTATTCGTCCTGGAATCGTGCGAGGGCATTCCATAACAGGAGAAACAATCAAATTTGACGGTCCTTACTTTTTTATGAATATGATTGATCGTTTAAAGTGGTTGCCATTTATTCCTTATGTCGGAAAAACGGAGGCGTGCATAAACGTTGTGCCGATTGACTATATTATTAATGCAACTGTCTATTTATCCAAAAGTCCGGAAGCGGTGGGGGAAACAATTCATTTAACAGATCCAGCTCCACACCCGATTGAAGATGTGTACCGGGCAATGGTAATCGAACTGACTGGAAAGAAGCCAAAAGGAAGATTGCCACGCATTCTTGCTGAAAAAGGATTGTCATCGACAAAGTTACAGCAAAAGTTAGGGGTTGAGGTAGAGACAATTGATTATTTAACATGGAATGCTACTTTTGATACGACAATCGCTCAACAGTTGCTTGCCCCTAGTGGCATAAAATGTGCTGATTTTATACAATCTATCCCAACGATGACTGCTTTTTATAATAAAAATAAGGGGAATCCTGAATTTCATATAAAAATAAATTAA